Proteins encoded within one genomic window of Parolsenella massiliensis:
- a CDS encoding ATP-binding protein produces the protein MASGEPVPAALRRIEGQPRVREFLAAAVREKRLSHAYLFLGAPGSGQGEAALGLAECIVCPSGGCDACDECIRVAHRTHPDVHWIVPEGTSGYVVEQVRSLIADVSLAPVRAKAKVYILDRVETLRDSSANALLKTIEEPPEGVVFILMARTADAVLPTIVSRCQLVPFRVSNPAETARRVALACGVDPSDTAARVALAIAGTPERAVDFLGSPARREARRLMVRSLDALARDDAWDVLCAARDLVVAAKAPLDDVRASQDEQATQDADYLSSKAMKLVEQRNKRALSAQERSGMMELLAAASSLLRDCLMRLEGVAEPVVNADAADVVERIAAKASPAGVLAALSAVDRAADDLAHNVSPQLALEVMLCSCKEALCPPSFR, from the coding sequence ATGGCTAGCGGCGAGCCGGTGCCGGCGGCGCTCAGGCGCATCGAGGGCCAGCCTCGCGTGAGGGAGTTTCTCGCGGCCGCTGTGCGCGAGAAAAGGCTCTCGCACGCCTATCTGTTCCTGGGCGCGCCGGGCTCGGGCCAGGGCGAGGCGGCCCTTGGGCTCGCCGAGTGCATCGTGTGCCCGTCCGGCGGATGCGACGCCTGCGACGAGTGCATACGCGTGGCCCACCGAACGCACCCGGACGTCCACTGGATCGTCCCCGAGGGGACGAGCGGCTACGTCGTGGAGCAGGTCCGTTCGCTCATAGCCGACGTCTCGCTTGCGCCCGTGCGCGCCAAGGCCAAGGTCTACATCCTCGACCGCGTGGAGACGCTGCGGGACTCCTCGGCAAACGCCCTGCTCAAGACCATCGAGGAGCCGCCCGAGGGCGTCGTGTTCATCCTGATGGCCCGAACGGCCGACGCCGTGCTCCCCACGATCGTTTCACGCTGCCAGCTCGTGCCGTTTCGCGTCTCGAATCCCGCCGAGACCGCCCGAAGGGTGGCACTCGCCTGCGGGGTGGACCCGAGCGACACGGCCGCCCGCGTGGCCCTGGCCATCGCGGGCACGCCGGAGCGCGCCGTTGACTTTCTCGGCAGCCCGGCCCGCAGGGAGGCGCGCCGGCTCATGGTCCGCTCGCTCGACGCACTTGCCCGTGACGACGCCTGGGACGTGCTCTGCGCCGCCCGCGACCTTGTCGTGGCGGCAAAGGCCCCGCTTGACGACGTGCGTGCGAGCCAGGACGAGCAGGCCACCCAGGACGCCGACTACCTGTCGAGCAAGGCCATGAAGCTCGTGGAGCAGCGCAACAAGCGCGCCCTCTCGGCCCAGGAGCGTTCGGGTATGATGGAACTTCTAGCAGCGGCGAGCTCGCTGCTTCGCGACTGCCTCATGCGCCTCGAGGGCGTGGCCGAGCCGGTCGTGAACGCCGACGCGGCAGACGTCGTCGAGCGCATCGCCGCAAAGGCGAGTCCCGCCGGCGTGCTGGCGGCCCTCTCGGCCGTGGACCGCGCTGCGGACGACCTCGCCCATAACGTATCCCCCCAGCTGGCCCTCGAGGTCATGCTGTGCTCTTGCAAGGAGGCACTATGCCCACCGTCATTCCGGTGA